In Roseofilum reptotaenium CS-1145, the sequence GAAAGAATTAGAAGAAGCAGCACGTATGGATGGCTGTTCCGAATGGGAAATTTGGTGGTGCGTCATGTTGCCTGCCATTCGCCCAGCATTGGTGACTCTAGCGATTTTTGTGTTTATTGGATCGTGGAGTGATTTTTTATGGCCGCTGATTATTTTAGATCAACCGGAAATGTTTACGCTTCCGTTAGGGGTTCAACGGTTAGCAGGAACATTTTCTTTAGATTGGCGTTTAATTGCGGCCGGATCGATGATTTCGATTTTACCGATTTTAGTACTGTTTATGTTTGTGCAACGATATATTATGTCTACGGATGCGGGGAGTGGCTTGAAAGGTTAGGATTTGCTAATACAATGATACAAGAGGGATATTACTACTCTAGAACAGTCAAAAAATACTTTAAAGTTGGCAAGTCGTGCAAGACAAGTTGCCAAACGGTCTCAACATCAATTTTATTGTAGTCATGCACAATAATATCGCGCATTCCAGCAATTTTACGCCAAGCAATCTCTGGATGATTGTTTCTAAAGTCAGCCGATAACCGTTTGGTTGCTTCGCCAACTGATTAAAATTCGCCGAATCACTGCATCTTGCTTTTCTTCATTCTGGAACAATTCATCCCAGGTGACATTGTTGGTATAATGTTCTAATATCCAAAAGTGCTTCTTTATCTCGTCTCATAAATTGTCCTTGCTGAACCTAAAATGTTTTCTTGGCGAATAGTGTAGTGATCTTCTAAGAGAGCTGTTTTACTCACCACATCAACCTCTCGGTTCAGTAAGTCTTCTAATTCATATTTTATCTGCACCAAAAGCAGTAAATTCCTACGCGCTTTCTCCCCATAAGTAAATAATACATCAACATCGCTCGGATCCCTGCCAGTTTCCCGGAAATCCTCTCGCAAAATTGAGCCAAACAAAGCAAATTCGACAAGCTGTCACTTTTGACAGAATGCTGCTATATCTTCAGGTGTGGTATGAAGACGCTGATAAATCTGGTCGAGAGATAACTGGGTTTGGGTCTGAGTTTGACTTTCCTGTGACAAGGTCATGATTTCTAAGTTTAGATTTTGCAGTTTTACGATTTAATAGTTAGAATATTCACATATAATTGGGTCTAAGTCCCATTAGTTAGTTTTATTTTTTGTCATTGTCAAACTTTGCAATCTGTCGATAGAAGAATCGTGATTGAACAGCAGTTATATCAAGACGGGATCAAAAAGGCAAATCAAAAGGATTTTGAGGGAGCGATCGCCATTTTCAATGAAGCAATTACCCTCAATCCAGATTGGGGAGATCCTTACTATCAAAGGGGTTTAGCCTACTTTGACTTGGGTCAAATCTATCCAGCTATCTCTGATTATAGCCAAGCGATTGAGCGCGATCGCTACCATAGTCAAGCTTACTATGCCCGCGCCCTTGCCCGCATTAGCCTCAAAAACCTTCCTGGAACCCTGGAAGACATCAATTGGGTGATTCAGCTCAAACCTGGGTTTGCTGCTGCGTATCAACTGCGAGGGACGGTTGAGCGCAAACGGGGCAACCTTCAAAGTGCGATCGCCAACTTTAAACAAGCTGCCCACCTTTATTTAGACCAAAAAGACAAAGATAACGCCAGTCGTTGTTTAGCCCTGATTCAACAAATTAAACCCAAAGAAGATGCCCCCCAACTAACCTCTCCATCCCTACCTTTAGTCACCCAATCTGACTTTTATCAAAACCTCATTGACAAAGCGCAACAGGGAAAACCCCAAGAAGCTAGAGAAGAATTGAATTGGATTTTAAAAACCGATCCCAATGACGCTCGTGCCTACGGTTGTCGGGGAATTATTTATTGTCAACAGGGGAACTATCAAAGCGCTATTTCTGACTTTAACCGCGCCCTTTCTCTTAACTTTAAAGACCCGATTATTTATCGCAACCGAGGCAAAGCTCGCGCCCAGATTGGCGATCATTTAGGCGCGATTGAAGACTTTAATCAAGCGTTGAATACTGAGAGTAACGATCCCCTGATTTACATTGCCAGAGGAGATGCATATCGCTTAACCAGTCATTACGCTCAAGCTATCCAAGACTATAGCGCCGCCCTCAATCTCGATCCTAATAATGGCACAGCCTATTATAGTCGAGGACTTGCCCATGCTTGCTTAGAAGAAATGGGTGAAGCCATTGCCGACTATCAACGGGCAGCGAGTAAGTTTTGCGAACAAGAAAAATGGTCAGAGTATGATCGGTCCCTATCCCAATTGAAGAAACTGCAAAAAGCCGTCCCTCAAACCAACACTATTCAACTCGAATCTTTGCTACGTCAACGGTTATTGCGTTTAGTAGGAGGACATTGGGAAATTGCCCAACGGCTGATCGATCAAGCGAAGCAAGATTATCCTGGAATGGCACAAGAGTGGTATCTGGAGAAAGTGATTACAGATTTAGGGCAGAAGTAAAGCGATCGCCTGAGGACAAGAAACCGGGTTTGTATCTAGTCTGTCGCTTTGATGTGGAGGGGATAGCAAACCCGGTTTCTGAGGCCCTCATTACTGGTAGTATGGAAGAATGCCCTATCGTCAAATTCGGTTTCAGGAAGGTTGCTACTACCACGTATATAATCGCGGCAACGACCGACAACCTATTTTCTACAACCGGGACAACTATCTCTACTTTTTGCGCCAGTTTCGCCGTTACTTCATTCAACCCCGCGCGCTAGATCTGGTTGCCTATTGCCTGATGCCGAACCACTATCACTTCTTGGTTTACTTGCATCAAGCCAACTTCTCGAAACGGATGCAGCGGTTTGCCTTATCCTATACGAAAACCATGAATAATCGCTATAAGCGCGTTGGTTCCTTATTTCAAGGACGGTTTCAGGCGATATTAGTGGATAGCGATCGCTATTTAGCCAATCTAACTCGCTATATTCACCTGAATCCCGTGCGCGCCAACTTAGTCGAGTCCGCCGCAGATTGGGAGTTTTCCAGTTATCCCGAATATCTACAACTGCGCCGTGGCACCTTACCGCAATGTGAAATCGTCGGCTCCCTGTTCGAGTCCCCGAGTGCCTATCGGGAGTTTGTCGAAGAAGGAGAACGGGAAAATGCGATCGACCATCTCCTCTTTGACTAAGAAACCGCGTGGCGAGGCGAGCGAGGCAAGAAACCGGGTGGCGAGGCGAGAAACCGGGTTTGTGCCTAACCTGTCGCTTTGATGCGAAGGGGATAGCAAACCCGGTTTCTGAGGCCCCCGTGAGGCCCCACGATAGACTCGAAACAGAGCAACCCACCAGTATCGTCATGGATGAAGAACGGC encodes:
- a CDS encoding HepT-like ribonuclease domain-containing protein; the encoded protein is MAWRKIAGMRDIIVHDYNKIDVETVWQLVLHDLPTLKYFLTVLE
- a CDS encoding nucleotidyltransferase family protein, whose amino-acid sequence is MFGSILREDFRETGRDPSDVDVLFTYGEKARRNLLLLVQIKYELEDLLNREVDVVSKTALLEDHYTIRQENILGSARTIYETR
- a CDS encoding tetratricopeptide repeat protein is translated as MIEQQLYQDGIKKANQKDFEGAIAIFNEAITLNPDWGDPYYQRGLAYFDLGQIYPAISDYSQAIERDRYHSQAYYARALARISLKNLPGTLEDINWVIQLKPGFAAAYQLRGTVERKRGNLQSAIANFKQAAHLYLDQKDKDNASRCLALIQQIKPKEDAPQLTSPSLPLVTQSDFYQNLIDKAQQGKPQEAREELNWILKTDPNDARAYGCRGIIYCQQGNYQSAISDFNRALSLNFKDPIIYRNRGKARAQIGDHLGAIEDFNQALNTESNDPLIYIARGDAYRLTSHYAQAIQDYSAALNLDPNNGTAYYSRGLAHACLEEMGEAIADYQRAASKFCEQEKWSEYDRSLSQLKKLQKAVPQTNTIQLESLLRQRLLRLVGGHWEIAQRLIDQAKQDYPGMAQEWYLEKVITDLGQK
- a CDS encoding REP-associated tyrosine transposase, with the protein product MPYRQIRFQEGCYYHVYNRGNDRQPIFYNRDNYLYFLRQFRRYFIQPRALDLVAYCLMPNHYHFLVYLHQANFSKRMQRFALSYTKTMNNRYKRVGSLFQGRFQAILVDSDRYLANLTRYIHLNPVRANLVESAADWEFSSYPEYLQLRRGTLPQCEIVGSLFESPSAYREFVEEGERENAIDHLLFD